The Enterobacter kobei genome has a segment encoding these proteins:
- the mdcA gene encoding malonate decarboxylase subunit alpha, producing the protein MLSGQTPTRQWNTRRSEKARRLASVPVQGKVLPTGDLVAMLEKLIAPGDKVVLEGNNQKQADFLSRSLAEVNPQIVHDLHMIMPSVGRSEHLDIFEKGIARKLDFSFSGTQSLRISQLLEDGQLEIGAIHTYIELYSRLYVDLSPNVALIAGFKADRKGNLYTGASTEDTPALVEAAAFHDGIVIAQVNELVDDECDLPRVDIPGSWIDYVVVADKPFFIEPLFTRDPRLIKQEHILMAMMAIKGIYAEHQVQSLNHGIGFNTAAIELLLPTYGEQLGLKGKICKHWTLNPHPTLIPAIESGWVESVHCFGGELGMEEYIRARPDIFFTGADGSMRSNRAFCQLAGQYAVDMFIGSTLQVDGYANSSTVTRGRLSGFGGAPNMGHDPHGRRHATPAWLNMITEPDPMQRGKKLVVQMVETFQAGVKTTFVEKLDAVDVAKASGMPLAPVMIYGDDVTHVLTEEGIAYLYRAKDLEERRAMVAAVAGITDIGLGVDAKRVAELRQSGKVVYPEDMGIRRTDATRSLLAAGSVSDLVEWSGGLYNPPAKFRSW; encoded by the coding sequence ATGTTATCTGGGCAAACACCCACCCGGCAATGGAACACGCGACGCAGCGAAAAAGCGCGTCGTCTGGCGTCCGTACCGGTGCAGGGCAAGGTACTGCCAACCGGCGATCTTGTCGCCATGCTGGAAAAACTGATCGCCCCTGGCGATAAGGTCGTTCTGGAAGGTAACAACCAGAAGCAGGCCGATTTCCTTTCACGCTCGCTGGCTGAAGTGAACCCGCAAATTGTCCACGATCTGCATATGATCATGCCGAGCGTCGGCCGTAGCGAGCATCTGGATATCTTTGAGAAAGGCATCGCCCGCAAGCTGGACTTCTCCTTCTCCGGGACGCAGAGCCTGCGAATCTCCCAGCTGCTGGAAGATGGTCAGCTCGAAATCGGCGCTATCCATACCTATATCGAGCTCTATTCACGCCTCTACGTCGACCTCTCGCCCAACGTGGCGCTGATTGCGGGGTTTAAAGCAGACCGCAAAGGCAACCTCTACACCGGGGCGAGCACCGAAGATACTCCGGCACTGGTGGAAGCCGCGGCCTTCCACGACGGGATTGTGATTGCGCAGGTGAATGAACTGGTGGACGACGAATGCGACCTGCCGCGCGTCGATATTCCGGGCTCCTGGATTGACTATGTTGTCGTTGCCGACAAGCCATTCTTTATCGAACCGCTGTTTACCCGTGATCCGCGACTGATCAAACAGGAACACATCCTGATGGCGATGATGGCGATTAAGGGCATCTACGCGGAACATCAGGTGCAGTCCCTCAACCACGGGATCGGTTTTAACACCGCAGCGATTGAACTGCTGCTGCCGACCTACGGCGAACAGCTCGGCCTGAAGGGCAAAATCTGTAAGCACTGGACCCTGAACCCGCACCCAACGCTGATCCCGGCAATTGAAAGCGGCTGGGTGGAAAGCGTGCACTGCTTCGGCGGCGAGCTGGGGATGGAAGAGTACATCCGCGCCCGTCCGGACATCTTCTTTACCGGTGCCGACGGCTCCATGCGTTCCAACCGTGCGTTCTGTCAGCTGGCCGGTCAGTATGCGGTCGATATGTTTATCGGCTCAACTCTGCAGGTTGATGGTTACGCCAACTCCTCAACGGTGACACGCGGTCGTCTTTCCGGCTTCGGCGGTGCGCCAAACATGGGGCACGACCCACATGGTCGTCGCCACGCTACACCGGCCTGGCTGAACATGATCACCGAACCTGACCCGATGCAGCGCGGTAAAAAACTGGTCGTGCAGATGGTGGAAACCTTCCAGGCGGGCGTAAAGACGACCTTTGTGGAAAAGCTTGATGCTGTTGACGTGGCAAAAGCGTCCGGGATGCCTCTGGCGCCGGTCATGATATACGGCGACGACGTGACGCACGTGCTGACGGAAGAGGGGATTGCTTACCTCTATCGCGCCAAAGATCTTGAGGAGCGTCGTGCCATGGTCGCCGCTGTGGCGGGGATTACCGATATCGGCCTGGGCGTGGATGCTAAACGCGTGGCGGAACTGCGCCAGAGCGGCAAGGTTGTTTATCCGGAAGATATGGGTATTCGCCGCACCGACGCCACCCGCTCTCTGCTGGCGGCGGGCAGCGTGTCAGACCTCGTTGAATGGTCCGGCGGTCTGTACAACCCACCTGCGAAATTCCGGAGCTGGTAA
- a CDS encoding hydrolase: MTQIIPTDFDIAAEDSTEFVPMRGVSNCHLQTMLPRLIRRKVQFTPHWQRLDLPDGDFLDLAWSEDPEQARHKPRLVVFHGLEGSLHSPYAHGLIEAAKARGWLGVVMHFRGCSGEPNRQKRIYHSGETEDGTWFLHWLRENYGTVPTAAVGYSLGGNMLACLLAKEGDSVPLNAAVIVSAPFMLEQCSYHMDKGFSRVYQRYLLNLLKANAARKLKAYPDTLPVSLRQLKKVRRIREFDDLITAKIHGFADAIDYYRQCSAMPLLSKITQPTLIIHAKDDPFMDHHSIPAQEFLPDNVHYQLTEHGGHVGFIGGTLHRPKMWLEARIPDWLTPYLDGAK, from the coding sequence ATGACCCAAATCATTCCAACAGACTTCGACATTGCAGCCGAAGACAGCACCGAGTTCGTGCCCATGCGCGGTGTGTCCAACTGCCATTTGCAGACCATGCTGCCACGGCTGATCCGCCGTAAGGTTCAGTTCACGCCGCACTGGCAGCGGCTTGACCTGCCAGACGGTGATTTTCTGGATCTCGCCTGGAGCGAAGACCCCGAGCAGGCACGTCATAAGCCGCGTCTGGTGGTTTTTCATGGTCTGGAAGGGAGTCTGCACAGCCCTTATGCGCATGGATTGATTGAGGCAGCAAAAGCGCGCGGCTGGCTCGGGGTGGTGATGCATTTTCGTGGCTGCAGCGGCGAGCCAAATCGACAGAAACGCATCTATCACTCGGGTGAAACCGAAGACGGAACCTGGTTTTTACACTGGCTGCGGGAAAACTATGGCACCGTGCCAACGGCGGCCGTGGGGTATTCGCTGGGCGGAAATATGCTCGCCTGCCTGCTGGCCAAAGAGGGCGACAGCGTACCGCTCAATGCCGCAGTGATTGTCTCCGCGCCGTTTATGCTGGAGCAGTGCAGCTACCATATGGATAAAGGGTTTTCCCGCGTCTATCAGCGCTATCTGCTCAACCTGCTGAAAGCCAACGCCGCACGTAAGCTGAAGGCTTACCCGGATACCCTGCCGGTCAGCCTGCGCCAGTTGAAAAAGGTGCGCCGCATTCGTGAATTCGACGATCTGATCACCGCAAAAATTCACGGCTTCGCCGATGCGATCGACTATTACCGTCAGTGCAGCGCCATGCCGTTGCTCAGCAAAATCACCCAGCCGACGCTGATTATTCACGCCAAAGATGATCCGTTTATGGATCATCACTCTATTCCCGCGCAGGAATTCCTTCCCGACAATGTTCACTATCAGTTGACTGAACATGGCGGCCACGTTGGGTTTATTGGCGGGACGCTGCACCGCCCGAAAATGTGGCTGGAGGCGCGTATTCCTGACTGGCTTACTCCTTATCTGGACGGTGCAAAATGA
- a CDS encoding YheU family protein, which yields MIIPWQDLSPETLDNLIESFVLREGTDYGEHERSLEQKVNDVKRQLKSGDVVLVWSELHETVNIMPRNAFHG from the coding sequence ATGATCATCCCCTGGCAGGATCTGTCTCCCGAAACGCTCGATAATTTGATTGAAAGCTTTGTATTACGTGAAGGCACCGATTATGGTGAACATGAACGCTCACTCGAGCAGAAGGTCAACGATGTAAAACGCCAGCTGAAAAGCGGCGACGTGGTGCTGGTGTGGTCAGAACTGCATGAGACGGTCAATATCATGCCCCGCAACGCGTTTCACGGCTGA
- a CDS encoding phosphoribulokinase: protein MSARHPIIAVTGSSGAGTTTTSLAFRKIFAQLNLRAAEVEGDSFHRYTRPEMDMAIRKARDLGKHISYFGPEANDFGLLEQTFLEYGQSGKGQSRKYLHTYDEAVPWNQVPGTFTPWQPLPEPTDVLFYEGLHGGVVTPQHDVARHVDLLVGVVPIVNLEWIQKLTRDMSERGHSREAVMDSVVRSMEDYINYLTPQFSRTHINFQRVPTVDTSNPFAAKTIPSLDESFVVIHFRNLEGIDYPWLLAMLQGSFISHMNTLVVPGGKMGLAMELIMTPLVERLMEGKQIA, encoded by the coding sequence ATGTCTGCCAGACATCCCATTATTGCCGTTACAGGGTCGAGTGGTGCGGGAACGACCACCACCAGCCTCGCGTTTCGTAAGATTTTCGCCCAACTGAATCTCCGGGCGGCGGAGGTCGAAGGCGACAGTTTTCACCGCTATACGCGACCTGAAATGGACATGGCGATCCGTAAGGCGCGCGATCTGGGTAAACACATCAGCTATTTCGGTCCCGAAGCCAATGACTTTGGCCTTCTTGAGCAAACCTTCCTGGAGTACGGTCAGAGCGGCAAAGGGCAATCGCGTAAGTATCTGCATACCTATGATGAAGCTGTGCCGTGGAATCAGGTGCCGGGCACCTTTACCCCCTGGCAGCCGCTGCCGGAACCCACCGATGTGCTGTTTTATGAGGGATTACACGGCGGCGTAGTCACCCCACAGCATGACGTGGCGCGTCATGTGGATCTGCTGGTTGGCGTGGTGCCTATCGTGAACCTGGAGTGGATCCAGAAGCTGACGCGCGACATGAGCGAGCGCGGCCATTCGCGCGAAGCGGTGATGGATTCGGTGGTGCGCTCCATGGAAGACTACATCAACTACCTCACGCCACAGTTCTCCCGCACGCACATTAACTTCCAGCGCGTGCCGACGGTGGACACCTCTAACCCGTTCGCGGCGAAAACCATCCCGTCGCTGGACGAGAGCTTTGTGGTGATCCACTTCCGCAATCTCGAAGGCATTGATTACCCCTGGCTGCTGGCGATGCTGCAGGGCTCGTTTATTTCGCACATGAATACGTTAGTGGTACCAGGCGGAAAAATGGGGCTGGCGATGGAGCTCATCATGACGCCGCTGGTGGAGCGGTTGATGGAAGGGAAGCAGATTGCGTGA
- a CDS encoding OsmC family protein, which yields MQARVKWVEGLTFLGESASGHQILMDGNSGDKAPSPMEMVLMAAGGCSAIDVVSILQKGRHDVTDCEVKLTSERREEAPRLFTHINLHFVVTGKALKDAAVSRAVDLSAEKYCSVALMLEKAVKITHSYEVIEA from the coding sequence ATGCAAGCGCGCGTGAAATGGGTTGAAGGTTTAACGTTCCTGGGCGAATCCGCGTCAGGGCACCAGATTTTGATGGACGGTAACTCCGGCGATAAAGCCCCCAGCCCAATGGAAATGGTGCTGATGGCGGCGGGTGGATGCAGCGCGATTGACGTGGTGTCGATTCTGCAAAAAGGTCGTCATGACGTGACGGATTGCGAGGTTAAACTCACCTCAGAACGTCGCGAAGAGGCGCCACGCCTGTTCACCCACATTAATCTGCACTTTGTGGTCACCGGTAAAGCGCTTAAAGACGCGGCGGTTTCGCGTGCGGTGGATCTGTCTGCGGAAAAATACTGCTCTGTGGCGTTAATGCTGGAGAAAGCGGTAAAAATCACGCATTCGTATGAAGTGATCGAGGCTTAA
- the crp gene encoding cAMP-activated global transcriptional regulator CRP gives MVLGKPQTDPTLEWFLSHCHIHKYPSKSTLIHQGEKAETLYYIVKGSVAVLIKDEEGKEMILSYLNQGDFIGELGLFEEGQERSAWVRAKTACEVAEISYKKFRQLIQVNPDILMRLSSQMARRLQVTSEKVGNLAFLDVTGRIAQTLLNLAKQPDAMTHPDGMQIKITRQEIGQIVGCSRETVGRILKMLEDQNLISAHGKTIVVYGTR, from the coding sequence ATGGTGCTTGGCAAACCGCAAACAGACCCGACTCTCGAATGGTTCTTGTCTCATTGCCACATTCATAAGTACCCATCGAAGAGCACGCTGATTCACCAGGGTGAAAAAGCGGAAACGTTGTATTACATCGTCAAAGGCTCGGTGGCAGTGCTGATCAAAGATGAGGAAGGGAAAGAGATGATCCTTTCTTATCTGAACCAGGGCGATTTTATCGGTGAACTGGGCCTGTTTGAAGAAGGCCAGGAACGTAGCGCCTGGGTTCGTGCAAAGACAGCATGTGAAGTGGCTGAAATTTCTTACAAGAAATTCCGTCAGTTGATTCAGGTAAACCCTGACATCCTGATGCGTCTTTCTTCCCAGATGGCGCGTCGTCTGCAGGTCACATCCGAGAAAGTGGGTAACCTCGCCTTCCTGGACGTCACCGGTCGTATCGCGCAGACCCTGCTGAACCTGGCGAAACAGCCAGACGCCATGACCCACCCGGACGGCATGCAAATTAAAATTACCCGTCAGGAAATTGGTCAGATCGTCGGTTGCTCCCGCGAAACGGTGGGTCGTATCCTGAAAATGCTGGAAGATCAGAACCTGATCTCTGCCCACGGTAAAACCATCGTGGTCTACGGAACGCGTTAA
- a CDS encoding YccS/YhfK family putative transporter, giving the protein MWRRLIYHPEVNYALRQTLVLCLPVAVGLLLGQLQQGLLFSLVPACCNIAGLDTPHKRFFKRLIVGGSLFAGCSLAVQLLLARDIPLPLILTVLAMSLGVTAEISSLHARLLPASLIAAIFTLSLAGNMPVWEPLLIYALGTLWYGLFNWFWFWLWREQPLRESLSLLYVQLADYCEAKYTLLTQHTDPEKSLPPLLTRQQKVVDLISQCYQQLHMLAANKNHEYKRLLRTFQVGLDLQEHISVSLHHPQEVQKLVERSHAEAVIRWNAQTVSARLRVLADDILYHRYPTRFNMDKQLGALEKIARQHPDNPVGQFAAWHFSRIARVLRTQRPLYPRDLMADKQKRLPLLPALRSYLSLKSSALRNAARISVMLSIASLMGMALHLPKPYWILMTVLFVTQNGYGATRVRILHRAGGTMAGLIIAGVTLHFHVPEGYTLAGMLVITLVSYLIIRKNYGWAMVGFTVTAVYTLQLLTLNGEQFIVARLIDTLIGCLIAFGGMVWLWPQWQSGLLRQNAHDALEADQQAIRLILSDDPQPSPLAYQRMKVNQAHNALFNSLNQAMQEPGFNAHYLADMKLWVTHSQFIVEHINAMTTLAREHTMLTPDLAQRYLQSCEIALQRCQQRLEYDAPGESGDSNILEAPETLTHGPMSTLEQHLHRVLGHLNTMHTISSVAWRQRPHHGIWLTRRLKRTEY; this is encoded by the coding sequence ATGTGGCGCAGGCTGATCTATCACCCGGAAGTTAATTACGCACTGCGACAAACGCTGGTGTTGTGCCTTCCTGTGGCCGTGGGCCTGCTTCTGGGACAACTCCAGCAGGGTCTGCTGTTTTCTCTCGTTCCCGCCTGCTGCAACATCGCCGGTCTGGACACGCCGCATAAACGCTTTTTCAAACGCCTGATCGTTGGCGGTTCGCTGTTTGCTGGCTGTAGCCTCGCCGTGCAGCTTTTACTGGCGCGCGATATTCCGCTGCCGCTGATCCTGACCGTACTGGCGATGAGCCTCGGTGTTACCGCAGAAATCAGTTCCCTGCACGCCCGCCTGCTTCCCGCTTCACTGATTGCCGCCATCTTCACCCTGAGCCTCGCCGGGAATATGCCGGTGTGGGAGCCGCTGCTGATCTACGCCCTCGGCACGCTGTGGTACGGGCTGTTTAACTGGTTCTGGTTCTGGCTGTGGCGGGAACAGCCGCTGCGTGAATCTCTGAGCCTGTTGTATGTGCAGCTTGCGGATTACTGCGAAGCCAAATACACCTTGCTGACCCAGCATACCGACCCGGAAAAATCCTTACCGCCGCTGCTGACGCGCCAGCAAAAGGTGGTGGATCTGATAAGCCAGTGCTATCAGCAGCTGCATATGCTCGCCGCCAACAAGAATCACGAATATAAACGCCTGCTGCGCACCTTCCAGGTGGGGCTGGATCTGCAGGAGCATATCTCCGTGAGCCTTCATCACCCACAAGAGGTGCAAAAGCTGGTCGAGCGCAGCCACGCCGAGGCGGTGATCCGCTGGAATGCGCAGACCGTCTCCGCGCGCCTGCGGGTGCTGGCGGACGACATTCTCTATCACCGCTACCCCACGCGCTTTAACATGGATAAACAGCTCGGCGCGCTGGAGAAAATTGCTCGTCAGCATCCGGATAACCCGGTCGGCCAGTTTGCCGCCTGGCACTTCAGCCGCATTGCCCGCGTGCTGCGCACCCAGCGCCCGCTGTATCCCCGCGACCTGATGGCGGATAAGCAAAAACGTCTGCCGCTCCTGCCAGCACTCAGAAGCTATCTCTCTCTTAAGTCTTCTGCCCTGCGCAATGCCGCGCGGATTAGCGTTATGCTCAGTATCGCCAGTCTGATGGGCATGGCGCTGCATCTGCCGAAACCGTACTGGATCTTAATGACCGTGCTGTTTGTCACCCAGAACGGCTACGGCGCCACGCGGGTACGTATTCTGCACCGGGCAGGCGGCACGATGGCGGGGCTGATTATTGCGGGCGTAACGCTACACTTCCACGTTCCCGAGGGGTATACCCTGGCTGGGATGCTGGTGATTACGCTGGTGAGTTACCTGATTATCCGCAAAAACTACGGCTGGGCGATGGTGGGCTTTACGGTGACGGCGGTATATACCCTTCAGCTGCTTACGCTAAACGGCGAACAGTTTATCGTTGCCCGCCTGATCGATACGCTGATTGGCTGTCTGATTGCCTTTGGTGGCATGGTCTGGCTGTGGCCGCAGTGGCAAAGCGGATTGCTGCGCCAGAACGCCCACGACGCGCTGGAGGCTGACCAGCAGGCCATTCGTCTGATCCTGAGCGACGACCCGCAGCCCTCCCCGCTGGCGTATCAGCGGATGAAAGTTAATCAGGCGCACAACGCCCTGTTTAACTCGCTCAACCAGGCGATGCAGGAGCCAGGCTTTAACGCGCACTATCTGGCGGACATGAAGCTCTGGGTCACGCATAGCCAGTTTATCGTCGAGCATATTAACGCCATGACCACCCTGGCGCGCGAGCACACGATGCTGACGCCGGATCTGGCGCAGCGTTATTTGCAGTCGTGTGAAATCGCCCTGCAGAGGTGTCAGCAGCGTCTGGAGTATGACGCGCCGGGTGAGTCGGGGGATTCGAACATTCTGGAAGCGCCGGAAACGCTGACTCACGGGCCGATGAGCACCCTGGAGCAGCATTTGCATCGCGTGCTGGGCCACCTGAACACCATGCACACCATTTCGTCGGTGGCATGGCGTCAGCGTCCTCATCATGGCATTTGGTTAACGCGCCGGTTAAAACGAACCGAGTATTAG
- the argD gene encoding bifunctional acetylornithine/succinyldiaminopimelate transaminase, with product MATEQPAITRATFDEVILPIYAPAEFIPVKGKGSRVWDQQGKEYVDFAGGIAVTALGHCHPALVEALKTQGETLWHTSNVFTNEPALRLGRKIIDATFAERVLFMNSGTEANETAFKLARYYATTRHSPYKTKIIAFHNAFHGRSFFTVSVGGQPKYSDGFGPKPADIVHVPFNDLHAVKAVMDDHTCAVVVEPIQGEGGVTAATPEFLQGLRALCDEHQALLVFDEVQCGMGRTGDLFAYMHYGVTPDILTSAKALGGGFPVSAVLTTQEIASAFHVGSHGSTYGGNPLASAVAGAAFDIINTPEVLNGVNAKRELFVKHLQKINDQYDVFSEIRGMGLLIGAELTPQYKGRARDFLHAAAHEGVMVLNAGPDVMRFAPSLVVEEKDIEDGLTRFAVAVAKIVKG from the coding sequence ATGGCAACTGAACAACCAGCAATTACCCGCGCAACATTCGATGAAGTGATTCTGCCGATTTATGCACCGGCTGAGTTTATCCCGGTTAAGGGGAAAGGCAGCCGCGTCTGGGATCAGCAGGGAAAAGAGTATGTGGATTTCGCGGGCGGTATTGCGGTCACGGCGCTGGGTCATTGCCATCCTGCGCTGGTGGAGGCGCTGAAAACCCAGGGCGAAACCCTGTGGCACACCAGTAACGTATTCACCAACGAGCCGGCGCTGCGTCTGGGCCGCAAAATCATTGATGCCACGTTTGCCGAGCGTGTGCTGTTTATGAACTCCGGCACCGAAGCCAACGAAACCGCCTTTAAGCTGGCGCGCTATTACGCGACGACGCGTCACAGCCCGTACAAAACCAAAATCATCGCCTTCCACAACGCCTTCCACGGGCGCTCGTTCTTTACCGTCTCCGTCGGCGGCCAGCCGAAGTATTCCGACGGCTTTGGCCCAAAACCGGCCGATATCGTCCATGTGCCGTTTAACGATCTGCATGCGGTGAAAGCGGTGATGGACGACCACACCTGCGCGGTAGTCGTGGAGCCAATTCAGGGCGAAGGCGGCGTGACGGCGGCCACCCCGGAATTCCTGCAAGGGCTACGCGCGCTGTGTGATGAGCATCAGGCGCTGCTGGTGTTTGATGAAGTGCAGTGCGGAATGGGACGTACCGGCGATCTGTTCGCTTATATGCACTACGGCGTGACGCCGGATATTTTGACCAGTGCCAAAGCGCTCGGCGGTGGTTTCCCGGTGAGTGCGGTGCTGACGACTCAGGAGATCGCCTCTGCGTTTCATGTCGGTTCGCACGGCTCAACCTATGGCGGTAACCCGCTGGCGAGCGCTGTGGCGGGGGCGGCATTCGATATCATCAATACCCCAGAAGTGCTGAACGGCGTGAATGCGAAGCGTGAGCTGTTCGTAAAACATCTGCAAAAGATCAATGACCAGTATGATGTGTTCAGCGAAATCCGTGGCATGGGTCTGCTGATCGGTGCCGAGCTCACGCCACAGTACAAAGGCCGCGCCCGCGATTTTCTGCATGCTGCCGCCCACGAAGGGGTAATGGTGCTGAATGCGGGGCCAGACGTGATGCGTTTCGCACCGTCGCTGGTGGTGGAAGAGAAAGACATTGAAGACGGGTTAACCCGCTTTGCCGTAGCGGTCGCGAAGATCGTTAAAGGCTAA
- the pabA gene encoding aminodeoxychorismate synthase component 2: MILLIDNYDSFTWNLYQYFCELGAEVVVRRNDDVTLADIATLAPQKIVISPGPCTPSESGVSLDVIRHYAGKLPILGVCLGHQAIAQVFGATIVRAAKVMHGKTSPVTHTSIGVFTGLNNPLTVTRYHSLVIDPPTLPDCFEVTAWSDTQEIMGIRHREWDLEGVQFHPESILSEQGHDLLANFFHR, from the coding sequence ATGATTCTGCTGATTGATAACTACGATTCCTTCACCTGGAACCTTTACCAGTATTTTTGTGAGCTGGGAGCAGAGGTGGTTGTCCGCCGTAACGATGACGTGACTCTGGCCGATATTGCGACGCTGGCTCCGCAGAAAATTGTGATTTCACCCGGCCCCTGCACGCCGTCGGAATCGGGCGTGTCTCTGGATGTTATCCGGCACTATGCTGGCAAGCTGCCCATTCTGGGCGTCTGCCTGGGCCATCAGGCCATTGCCCAGGTATTCGGCGCCACCATCGTGCGTGCCGCGAAAGTGATGCACGGAAAAACGTCGCCGGTCACGCATACCAGTATCGGGGTATTCACGGGGCTCAATAATCCCTTAACCGTGACGCGCTACCATTCGCTGGTGATTGACCCGCCGACGCTGCCAGACTGCTTTGAGGTGACCGCCTGGAGCGATACGCAGGAGATCATGGGGATTCGCCACCGCGAGTGGGATCTTGAGGGCGTGCAATTCCATCCGGAAAGTATCCTTAGCGAGCAAGGGCATGACCTGCTGGCTAATTTCTTCCATCGCTGA
- a CDS encoding putative adenosine monophosphate-protein transferase Fic — MKKLTDKQKSRIWEQQRNVNLQASCLLEKGHGPSEPHIETLELGPSAPGLPHLCLIHRHLYRKELKRAGEYRTDDIFKGDIPFCHFEYIEKMGNELMADLESEKYLVGLQKETFVNRVSHYYCEINMLHPFMSGNGIAQRVFFEQLAIHAGYMLDWRGIDPEQWVAANRSGATGDLTALNAVFAKVVSEARESE; from the coding sequence GTGAAAAAACTCACCGACAAGCAAAAATCCCGTATTTGGGAGCAGCAGCGTAACGTCAATCTTCAGGCCAGTTGTCTCCTTGAAAAAGGTCATGGTCCTTCAGAACCCCATATTGAGACGCTGGAGCTCGGGCCTTCCGCGCCCGGTTTACCCCATCTTTGTCTTATTCACCGCCATCTGTATCGCAAAGAGCTGAAGCGGGCGGGCGAATACCGTACCGACGATATTTTTAAAGGTGACATTCCTTTCTGCCACTTCGAGTACATCGAGAAGATGGGCAATGAATTGATGGCGGACCTGGAAAGCGAAAAGTATCTGGTGGGTCTTCAGAAAGAAACCTTTGTGAACAGAGTTAGTCACTACTACTGTGAAATCAATATGCTGCATCCTTTTATGAGCGGCAATGGTATTGCACAACGGGTCTTCTTTGAGCAGCTGGCCATTCATGCCGGGTATATGCTGGACTGGCGGGGTATCGATCCCGAGCAGTGGGTGGCGGCGAACCGAAGCGGCGCGACGGGCGATTTGACTGCGCTGAACGCTGTCTTTGCCAAAGTAGTGAGCGAAGCGCGGGAATCTGAGTAG
- the ppiA gene encoding peptidylprolyl isomerase A translates to MLKSTLAAVAAVFALSAVSPAALAAKGDPHVLLTTSAGNIELELNSQKAPVSVKNFLDYVNSGFYNNTTFHRVIPGFMIQGGGFNEQMQQKQPNPPIKNEADNGLLNKRGTISMARTADKDSATSQFFLNVADNAFLDHGQRDFGYAVFGKIVKGMDVADKISQVPTHDVGPYQNVPSKPVVILSAKVLP, encoded by the coding sequence ATGCTCAAATCAACACTGGCGGCTGTCGCAGCTGTGTTTGCTCTTTCTGCCGTTTCCCCTGCTGCGCTGGCAGCCAAAGGGGACCCTCACGTTCTGCTGACCACCTCTGCCGGGAATATTGAGCTGGAACTGAATAGCCAGAAAGCTCCGGTTTCCGTGAAAAACTTCCTCGACTATGTGAACAGTGGTTTTTATAACAACACCACTTTCCACCGCGTGATCCCTGGCTTCATGATTCAGGGCGGCGGTTTCAACGAGCAGATGCAGCAGAAGCAGCCGAACCCGCCGATCAAAAACGAAGCGGACAACGGCTTGCTGAACAAGCGCGGCACGATTTCCATGGCGCGTACGGCGGATAAAGACAGCGCCACCAGCCAGTTCTTCCTCAACGTGGCGGATAACGCCTTTCTCGACCATGGCCAGCGCGACTTCGGTTACGCGGTCTTCGGTAAAATTGTGAAAGGGATGGACGTGGCGGATAAGATTTCTCAGGTTCCTACTCATGACGTCGGCCCGTACCAGAATGTGCCGTCCAAACCGGTCGTGATCCTCTCCGCAAAAGTACTGCCGTAA